In Dermacentor andersoni chromosome 4, qqDerAnde1_hic_scaffold, whole genome shotgun sequence, the following proteins share a genomic window:
- the LOC129386191 gene encoding uncharacterized protein isoform X2: protein MSLLRWETVFFLSDEVFHMARAASDLGVVIDACVSGIPSMAALVRVMASLFLVAFHALYLGPRSSLASDAAIFFGDMQFHFFHMLLCTWQLVHYLWTTQKRNARSYVYHWTSFLFHTGIVWFYTSGITVSIRVQLVNGPGANDAPVPAPPPMPPVPNPEAVAMAIAAARAADAAAARLALQPRGSNASSLRGSPRFGSSSPRRSSSRSSSRRDSMLAQETLVTSLPGPARLPEDSAVGEVLGSVTQTLSGASMSCSSKTALVPYVERQPTPREDNAPRQPEQSLGVQQPRTWNPSGADTCSPLVDVQSAATSSEPAANEARCTPTPGAAESPTRGDTEGRVQSSASGNSPDVARGSVEGAFTGPADANGRLQSPTTEEDFKSASPAAARDSAATVTYGSSELVVDLAQSSVECPVLGNKAGTSPTSAQVSSLPGPSCSRVQDMAKKSKSSREQSAKHSRATSRKSSSYSATPFKSPTEIQGSSSLGSPSGHAQATEEPQSPPKELKSTKQSPTTSRKPSGSDNPFKSSLNSPAGSPSGRVQEPVERPDHCWEQSAKQSPAASLKPSAPATPSESPE from the exons ATGAGCCTGCTGCGATGGGAGACGGTGTTCTTTCTAAGCGACGAGGTGTTCCACATGGCTCGCGCCGCCTCCGACCTGGGCGTGGTGATCGACGCCTGCGTGTCCGGCATCCCCAGCATGGCCGCCCTGGTGCGCGTCATGGCCTCGCTCTTCCTGGTCGCCTTCCACGCGCTCTACCTCGG GCCCCGGTCGTCGCTGGCCTCGGACGCGGCCATATTCTTCGGCGACATGCAGTTTCACTTCTTCCACATGCTGCTCTGCACCTGGCAGTTGGTGCACTACTTGTGGACAACGCAGAAGAGGAATGCTCGTTCCTACGTCTATCATTGGACCAGCTTCCTCTTCCACACCGGCATTGTGTG GTTCTACACGAGCGGCATTACGGTGAGCATCCGCGTGCAGTTAGTCAACGGCCCCGGGGCGAACGACGCTCCCGTACCGGCGCCGCCGCCGATGCCGCCGGTGCCCAACCCCGAGGCCGTAGCCATGGCCATCGCGGCCGCGCGGGCTGCCGACGCCGCCGCAGCGAGACTCGCCTTGCAGCCCCGAGGGAGCAACGCGTCCTCGCTGAGGGGCAGCCCGCGGTTCGGCTCAAGCTCGCCGCGGAGGAGCAGCTCGCGCTCTTCATCGCGACGCGACTCAATGTTGGCGCAGGAAACTCTGGTAACAAGCCTTCCGGGGCCGGCGAGGCTACCCGAAGACAGCGCGGTGGGAGAGGTACTTGGTTCCGTCACCCAAACCCTGTCGGGCGCCTCGATGTCGTGCTCTTCGAAAACGGCATTAGTGCCGTACGTGGAGCGGCAACCGACGCCGAGGGAGGACAACGCTCCGCGCCAGCCCGAGCAAAGCCTCGGCGTCCAACAGCCTCGGACGTGGAATCCGTCGGGCGCAGACACCTGCTCGCCCTTAGTCGACGTGCAATCCGCCGCTACGTCTTCGGAGCCCGCCGCAAACGAAGCGCGCTGCACTCCTACCCCGGGCGCTGCTGAAAGCCCCACCAGAGGTGACACCGAGGGTCGCGTACAGAGTTCTGCTTCGGGCAATTCCCCGGATGTCGCCCGCGGCAGTGTTGAAGGCGCTTTCACGGGCCCTGCCGACGCTAATGGCCGTCTGCAAAGCCCAACTACGGAAGAAGACTTCAAATCAGCTTCGCCTGCTGCTGCTCGCGACTCCGCAGCAACCGTTACCTACGGCAGTTCGGAGCTGGTGGTTGACCTTGCCCAGAGTTCCGTCGAATGCCCCGTTTTAGGTAACAAAGCCGGCACGTCTCCGACTTCGGCTCAAGTGTCGTCTCTCCCTGGTCCGTCTTGCAGCCGTGTCCAGGACATGGCGAAAAAGTCGAAGAGTTCTCGTGAACAATCGGCCAAGCACTCACGTGCAACGTCCCGGAAGTCCTCCTCCTACTCGGCCACCCCTTTTAAATCTCCGACTGAAATTCAAGGCTCCTCTTCTCTTGGCTCCCCTTCTGGGCACGCTCAAGCTACAGAGGAGCCGCAGAGTCCTCCTAAAGAATTGAAATCCACTAAACAGTCGCCAACCACGTCTAGGAAGCCATCCGGTTCGGACAACCCTTTCAAATCTTCACTGAACTCTCCCGCAGGGTCACCTTCCGGACGCGTCCAAGAGCCGGTGGAAAGACCCGACCATTGTTGGGAACAATCTGCCAAGCAGTCACCGGCAGCGTCTCTGAAGCCGTCTGCTCCAGCTACCCCTTCCGAATCTCCCGAGTGA
- the LOC129386191 gene encoding uncharacterized protein isoform X1 — protein sequence MGTEGRRGPIDEVLPAAHHHTTGERASVNQDGRHGGGHAAAGRRLPHLLRHLCRHQGPRCFVRQREGRLPRRQLRTLRRAAGVSRLETSGPTAPPAAAAEAMSLLRWETVFFLSDEVFHMARAASDLGVVIDACVSGIPSMAALVRVMASLFLVAFHALYLGPRSSLASDAAIFFGDMQFHFFHMLLCTWQLVHYLWTTQKRNARSYVYHWTSFLFHTGIVWFYTSGITVSIRVQLVNGPGANDAPVPAPPPMPPVPNPEAVAMAIAAARAADAAAARLALQPRGSNASSLRGSPRFGSSSPRRSSSRSSSRRDSMLAQETLVTSLPGPARLPEDSAVGEVLGSVTQTLSGASMSCSSKTALVPYVERQPTPREDNAPRQPEQSLGVQQPRTWNPSGADTCSPLVDVQSAATSSEPAANEARCTPTPGAAESPTRGDTEGRVQSSASGNSPDVARGSVEGAFTGPADANGRLQSPTTEEDFKSASPAAARDSAATVTYGSSELVVDLAQSSVECPVLGNKAGTSPTSAQVSSLPGPSCSRVQDMAKKSKSSREQSAKHSRATSRKSSSYSATPFKSPTEIQGSSSLGSPSGHAQATEEPQSPPKELKSTKQSPTTSRKPSGSDNPFKSSLNSPAGSPSGRVQEPVERPDHCWEQSAKQSPAASLKPSAPATPSESPE from the exons GTTCTACCAGCAGCACATCACCATACAACAGGTGAACGCGCCTCAGTGAACCAAGATGGCCGCCATGGAGGCGGACATGCAGCAGCTGGACGCCGTCTTCCACATCTACTGCGCCATCTGTGCCGTCATCAAG GTCCTCGGTGTTTTGTTCGCCAGCGGGAAGGACGACTTCCGCGTCGCCAACTTCGTACGCTACGTCGTGCTGCTGGCGTTTCACGGCTTGAGACTTCG GGGCCCACTGCCCCTCCAGCAGCAGCGGCCGAGGCCATGAGCCTGCTGCGATGGGAGACGGTGTTCTTTCTAAGCGACGAGGTGTTCCACATGGCTCGCGCCGCCTCCGACCTGGGCGTGGTGATCGACGCCTGCGTGTCCGGCATCCCCAGCATGGCCGCCCTGGTGCGCGTCATGGCCTCGCTCTTCCTGGTCGCCTTCCACGCGCTCTACCTCGG GCCCCGGTCGTCGCTGGCCTCGGACGCGGCCATATTCTTCGGCGACATGCAGTTTCACTTCTTCCACATGCTGCTCTGCACCTGGCAGTTGGTGCACTACTTGTGGACAACGCAGAAGAGGAATGCTCGTTCCTACGTCTATCATTGGACCAGCTTCCTCTTCCACACCGGCATTGTGTG GTTCTACACGAGCGGCATTACGGTGAGCATCCGCGTGCAGTTAGTCAACGGCCCCGGGGCGAACGACGCTCCCGTACCGGCGCCGCCGCCGATGCCGCCGGTGCCCAACCCCGAGGCCGTAGCCATGGCCATCGCGGCCGCGCGGGCTGCCGACGCCGCCGCAGCGAGACTCGCCTTGCAGCCCCGAGGGAGCAACGCGTCCTCGCTGAGGGGCAGCCCGCGGTTCGGCTCAAGCTCGCCGCGGAGGAGCAGCTCGCGCTCTTCATCGCGACGCGACTCAATGTTGGCGCAGGAAACTCTGGTAACAAGCCTTCCGGGGCCGGCGAGGCTACCCGAAGACAGCGCGGTGGGAGAGGTACTTGGTTCCGTCACCCAAACCCTGTCGGGCGCCTCGATGTCGTGCTCTTCGAAAACGGCATTAGTGCCGTACGTGGAGCGGCAACCGACGCCGAGGGAGGACAACGCTCCGCGCCAGCCCGAGCAAAGCCTCGGCGTCCAACAGCCTCGGACGTGGAATCCGTCGGGCGCAGACACCTGCTCGCCCTTAGTCGACGTGCAATCCGCCGCTACGTCTTCGGAGCCCGCCGCAAACGAAGCGCGCTGCACTCCTACCCCGGGCGCTGCTGAAAGCCCCACCAGAGGTGACACCGAGGGTCGCGTACAGAGTTCTGCTTCGGGCAATTCCCCGGATGTCGCCCGCGGCAGTGTTGAAGGCGCTTTCACGGGCCCTGCCGACGCTAATGGCCGTCTGCAAAGCCCAACTACGGAAGAAGACTTCAAATCAGCTTCGCCTGCTGCTGCTCGCGACTCCGCAGCAACCGTTACCTACGGCAGTTCGGAGCTGGTGGTTGACCTTGCCCAGAGTTCCGTCGAATGCCCCGTTTTAGGTAACAAAGCCGGCACGTCTCCGACTTCGGCTCAAGTGTCGTCTCTCCCTGGTCCGTCTTGCAGCCGTGTCCAGGACATGGCGAAAAAGTCGAAGAGTTCTCGTGAACAATCGGCCAAGCACTCACGTGCAACGTCCCGGAAGTCCTCCTCCTACTCGGCCACCCCTTTTAAATCTCCGACTGAAATTCAAGGCTCCTCTTCTCTTGGCTCCCCTTCTGGGCACGCTCAAGCTACAGAGGAGCCGCAGAGTCCTCCTAAAGAATTGAAATCCACTAAACAGTCGCCAACCACGTCTAGGAAGCCATCCGGTTCGGACAACCCTTTCAAATCTTCACTGAACTCTCCCGCAGGGTCACCTTCCGGACGCGTCCAAGAGCCGGTGGAAAGACCCGACCATTGTTGGGAACAATCTGCCAAGCAGTCACCGGCAGCGTCTCTGAAGCCGTCTGCTCCAGCTACCCCTTCCGAATCTCCCGAGTGA